A single Dehalococcoidia bacterium DNA region contains:
- the rplV gene encoding 50S ribosomal protein L22, producing MEVRATAKGIRLSPEKARRIVDSVRGKKVDEALGILSYMPSANARIVSRVVKSAAANAENNFQMAPAELKIVGAFVDDGLRMKRMRFKGRGRVNPILKRMCHITIVVEET from the coding sequence ATGGAAGTAAGAGCAACAGCAAAAGGAATAAGGCTTTCTCCTGAGAAGGCACGGCGGATTGTCGATAGTGTGCGCGGGAAAAAGGTCGATGAGGCTCTAGGTATTTTGAGTTATATGCCAAGCGCAAACGCTCGGATTGTCTCGCGAGTGGTGAAGTCTGCTGCTGCCAATGCAGAGAACAACTTTCAGATGGCACCAGCGGAACTCAAAATTGTCGGAGCATTCGTGGATGACGGATTGCGCATGAAGAGGATGCGGTTTAAGGGTCGTGGTAGGGTCAATCCAATCCTCAAGCGAATGTGTCACATTACGATCGTGGTTGAGGAGACATAA
- the rpsC gene encoding 30S ribosomal protein S3 has product MGQKVHPVGFRLGSFKTWQSKWHDDHHYAALVHEDLSIRSAIRSNYSGAGISKLEIERGTGDVTITIYTARPGVVIGRGGQRVDEMRGILEKVVGKKVRLNIQEIREPELDAYLVARNIADQLERRISYRRAMKRAMQQTMDAGAKGIKIQISGRLDGHEIARRTMEHQGSVPLHTLCADIDYGLAEALTATGKIGIKAWIFKGLIVPEVRQPVVRERLEAAEEPGESS; this is encoded by the coding sequence ATGGGGCAGAAGGTTCACCCAGTAGGGTTTAGGCTTGGTAGCTTCAAGACGTGGCAGTCCAAATGGCATGATGATCACCATTATGCTGCACTGGTGCACGAGGATCTGTCTATTCGCAGTGCCATTAGATCCAACTATAGCGGAGCCGGTATTTCAAAGTTGGAAATCGAACGCGGCACCGGCGATGTCACGATTACCATCTATACGGCTAGGCCCGGAGTGGTTATTGGGCGTGGGGGGCAGAGGGTTGATGAGATGAGGGGCATCCTGGAAAAAGTTGTCGGAAAAAAGGTCCGGCTGAATATTCAAGAGATACGGGAGCCCGAACTTGATGCCTATCTGGTGGCTAGAAATATTGCAGACCAGCTGGAGAGAAGGATTTCCTATCGACGGGCCATGAAGCGGGCTATGCAGCAAACTATGGATGCCGGAGCCAAGGGAATAAAGATCCAGATCAGTGGAAGACTTGACGGACATGAAATAGCTCGGCGTACAATGGAACACCAGGGGAGCGTTCCTCTGCATACCCTGTGTGCCGATATCGATTATGGTCTTGCCGAAGCTCTTACGGCCACAGGTAAGATCGGTATCAAGGCGTGGATTTTTAAGGGCCTCATCGTCCCTGAAGTCCGACAGCCAGTTGTGAGAGAAAGGCTCGAGGCAGCTGAAGAGCCTGGGGAGTCA